The Candidatus Malacoplasma girerdii genome has a segment encoding these proteins:
- the trxB2 gene encoding thioredoxin reductase 2, with translation MITYKVNVLVIGAGPVGLYAAYLAKEKGLNVLLIEASKTIGGQPLVLYPVKDVHDYPGYTSISAIDLVENFVKQCQHLKVDILTEITLKSYIRNDEHTLKCLLSNGSIVITNNIVIATGNGLFLPNKLEIPGAEENPYIQYLVNSYQPYINKNIVILGGGDSAVDWANNIRTKANANVSIIHRREEFRANGVNVAKLYDNKVNVILNSDSIEIKNKKTLVIKNKTSERVSDINFDYLIVQYGQKVDLNLPSWMNEISLTTTKKIIVNQNNETNIKNIYAIGNIVGYINRPNMIIAGHGEAANAINDIVMKIRDYEALKK, from the coding sequence ATGATTACATATAAGGTTAACGTTTTAGTTATTGGCGCTGGTCCAGTTGGACTTTATGCTGCTTATTTAGCAAAAGAAAAGGGGTTAAATGTTTTATTAATTGAAGCTAGTAAAACTATCGGTGGACAACCATTAGTTCTTTACCCTGTTAAAGACGTCCACGACTACCCTGGATATACATCAATTAGTGCTATTGATTTAGTTGAGAATTTTGTTAAACAATGTCAACATTTAAAAGTAGATATTTTAACTGAAATAACTCTAAAGAGTTATATTAGAAACGATGAACATACTCTTAAATGTCTATTATCAAACGGCTCAATTGTCATTACTAATAACATTGTTATTGCTACAGGTAATGGTCTGTTTTTACCTAACAAATTAGAAATACCTGGAGCAGAAGAAAATCCTTATATTCAATATCTGGTTAACAGTTATCAACCTTATATCAACAAAAATATTGTTATTTTAGGTGGTGGTGATTCAGCTGTTGATTGAGCAAACAATATTAGAACAAAAGCAAACGCTAATGTTTCTATTATTCATCGACGCGAAGAATTTCGTGCTAATGGAGTTAACGTTGCAAAGCTTTATGATAATAAAGTTAATGTTATTTTAAATAGCGATTCAATCGAAATTAAGAATAAAAAAACACTAGTAATTAAAAATAAAACAAGTGAACGAGTTAGTGACATTAATTTTGATTACTTAATTGTTCAATACGGCCAAAAAGTTGATTTAAATTTACCATCATGAATGAATGAAATTAGTCTAACCACAACTAAAAAAATAATAGTAAACCAGAACAACGAAACAAACATCAAAAATATTTATGCTATTGGTAATATTGTTGGTTATATTAATCGTCCCAACATGATTATTGCCGGTCATGGCGAAGCTGCCAATGCCATTAATGACATTGTAATGAAAATTCGTGATTATGAAGCACTTAAAAAATAA